A single Anatilimnocola floriformis DNA region contains:
- a CDS encoding DUF1549 domain-containing protein: MIRPSHALSLALAIFASVSAAAEEKPAQPEFDPAHAEKMQEGLSLFKQVVRPILIKYCIDCHGGDEVQSGFDLATRKGLLRGGAKGPAVAIGKAVDSNLVRFISRKEKPFMPEGGDQLPAAEIDAIAKWIDLGAPYDKPLVDKPRDPDSWTATVVPDKAREFWSFQPLKRVAPPAVKNTAWPRNDVDRFVLARAEEKGLTPSAPAKKYVLLRRAYFDLIGLPPTPEEVDAFLKDESPQAFEKMIDRLLDSPHYGERWGRHWLDTARFAESHGFEQDYDRPFAFHYRDFVIKALNQDLPYDQFVRWQLAGDEIAPDEPLAQMATGFLGAGVFPTQITANEVEKSRYDALDDMAATTGSALLGLSIGCARCHDHKFDPIPAADYYRFVATFATTVRSNVDINLKPAEYEAAKKAFDAEHAPFIAARERFEKEQLPARFEQWEQTAGKKINTTEKWQILSVKEAKSKGKATLTPQPDGSLLASGTNPDFDAYTIEVELPVGTYHGLRVEGLADPSLKKNGPGRADNGNFALTNLTVVCKTPDAADRSLTLQNPQATFEQKPSLLVKYTIDADKKSAWAVDPEFGKDHAAVYELSEPLVVEKSASLVFTLEFNNNNKHSLGRPRFAATTLPPPLTLDKGGLPAGIGAALTTAPKDRSDKQQQQLLAWYRPQDAAWNKLNQAEKEHAKKTPQPNVVKVMVCSEGVTPIRHHTQGADFFNETYFLKRGDNEQKMGVASPSFLQVLMTSPDREKHWQQAPPAGAKTSYRRTALAHWITDTNQGAGHLLARVMVNRLWHHHFGRGLVSTPNDFGVQGQKPTHPELLDWLATELQARGWKLKSMHKLIMTSSAYQQASTFDAADAKLDPENQFLWRFSPHRMEAEIVRDNLLAVSGRLDRTQFGAGTLDESHLRRSVYFMIKRSKLVPMMQLFDQPEPLVSVGGRPSTTIAPQALMFINNPQVRASAHALAKQLIAQEDNTPAAQVRRAYLQSIGRTPDEGELTEATAFLTEQAKSYTTDNKPNAAELALADLCQVLFGLNEFVYVE; this comes from the coding sequence ATGATTCGCCCGTCGCATGCTCTGTCTCTTGCTCTCGCAATCTTTGCCAGCGTTAGCGCGGCTGCGGAGGAAAAACCGGCTCAGCCAGAGTTCGATCCGGCCCATGCCGAAAAGATGCAGGAAGGCCTGTCCCTCTTCAAACAAGTTGTTCGTCCGATCCTCATTAAATATTGCATCGATTGTCACGGCGGCGACGAGGTGCAGTCGGGCTTTGACCTGGCCACGCGAAAAGGTCTGCTGCGCGGCGGTGCAAAAGGACCAGCCGTTGCCATCGGCAAGGCGGTCGACAGCAATCTCGTCCGCTTTATCAGCCGTAAGGAAAAGCCGTTCATGCCCGAAGGCGGCGATCAACTGCCGGCTGCGGAGATCGACGCCATCGCCAAATGGATCGACCTGGGCGCTCCTTACGACAAGCCGCTCGTCGACAAACCGCGCGATCCCGATTCGTGGACGGCGACCGTCGTTCCCGACAAGGCCCGCGAGTTCTGGTCGTTTCAGCCGCTGAAACGCGTAGCACCGCCGGCTGTGAAAAACACTGCCTGGCCGCGGAACGATGTCGATCGCTTCGTCCTCGCTCGTGCCGAGGAAAAAGGACTGACTCCGAGTGCCCCAGCGAAAAAGTATGTGTTGCTGCGCCGCGCTTACTTCGATCTCATCGGTCTGCCACCGACGCCGGAGGAAGTGGATGCGTTCTTGAAAGATGAAAGTCCACAGGCCTTTGAAAAAATGATCGATCGTTTGCTCGACAGTCCGCACTACGGTGAACGTTGGGGCCGCCATTGGCTCGACACGGCGCGGTTCGCCGAAAGTCACGGCTTCGAACAAGACTACGATCGGCCCTTCGCGTTTCATTATCGCGACTTTGTGATCAAGGCGCTGAATCAAGACTTGCCCTACGACCAGTTCGTCCGCTGGCAACTCGCCGGTGATGAAATCGCGCCCGACGAACCCCTCGCGCAAATGGCGACCGGTTTTCTCGGCGCTGGTGTATTTCCCACGCAGATCACGGCCAACGAAGTCGAAAAATCGCGCTACGACGCGCTCGACGACATGGCAGCCACCACGGGCAGCGCGCTCCTCGGTCTTTCGATCGGCTGCGCTCGTTGCCACGATCACAAATTCGATCCGATTCCGGCGGCCGACTATTACCGCTTCGTTGCCACATTCGCTACAACGGTTCGCAGCAACGTCGATATCAATCTCAAACCCGCAGAATACGAAGCCGCGAAAAAGGCCTTCGATGCCGAGCACGCGCCGTTCATCGCCGCGCGGGAGAGGTTTGAAAAGGAACAGCTTCCGGCCCGCTTCGAACAATGGGAACAAACGGCTGGCAAGAAAATCAACACCACGGAGAAGTGGCAGATCCTGAGCGTGAAAGAAGCCAAGTCGAAAGGCAAAGCCACACTCACGCCGCAGCCCGATGGCTCGCTGCTCGCGAGTGGCACGAACCCTGATTTCGATGCTTACACGATCGAAGTGGAACTGCCGGTCGGCACCTATCACGGTTTGCGCGTCGAAGGACTCGCCGATCCATCGCTGAAAAAGAACGGCCCGGGCCGAGCAGATAACGGCAACTTCGCTCTCACCAATTTGACGGTCGTTTGCAAAACGCCGGACGCGGCCGATAGATCGCTGACGTTGCAAAATCCGCAAGCCACGTTCGAACAGAAACCCAGCTTGTTGGTGAAGTACACGATCGACGCCGACAAAAAATCGGCCTGGGCCGTCGATCCCGAATTCGGCAAGGATCACGCTGCCGTGTACGAACTGAGCGAACCGCTGGTCGTCGAGAAATCTGCGTCGCTCGTCTTCACGCTCGAGTTCAACAATAACAACAAGCACAGCCTCGGCCGGCCGCGATTTGCCGCGACCACGTTGCCGCCGCCGCTCACGCTCGATAAAGGTGGACTGCCAGCCGGCATTGGCGCAGCGTTAACGACGGCCCCTAAGGATCGTAGCGACAAGCAACAGCAACAACTGCTCGCCTGGTATCGCCCGCAAGACGCCGCATGGAACAAGCTCAACCAAGCCGAAAAGGAACATGCCAAGAAAACGCCACAGCCTAATGTTGTGAAGGTGATGGTCTGCAGCGAAGGAGTCACGCCGATTCGGCATCACACGCAAGGAGCGGATTTTTTCAACGAGACATACTTTCTTAAACGCGGTGACAACGAACAAAAGATGGGCGTCGCTTCGCCTAGCTTTTTGCAAGTGCTGATGACATCGCCCGACCGCGAAAAGCATTGGCAACAAGCACCGCCGGCCGGCGCGAAGACATCTTACCGCCGCACCGCCCTCGCCCATTGGATCACCGATACCAACCAAGGCGCCGGCCATCTGCTCGCCCGCGTCATGGTCAATCGCCTCTGGCACCACCATTTCGGCCGTGGCCTGGTTTCGACGCCTAATGACTTCGGCGTGCAAGGACAAAAACCGACTCATCCCGAACTGCTCGATTGGCTCGCCACGGAACTGCAGGCCCGCGGCTGGAAACTGAAGTCGATGCACAAACTCATCATGACGAGCTCGGCCTACCAGCAGGCCAGCACGTTCGACGCTGCCGATGCTAAGCTTGACCCGGAAAATCAATTCCTCTGGCGATTCTCGCCGCATCGGATGGAAGCCGAAATCGTCCGCGACAATCTGCTCGCGGTGAGCGGCCGCCTCGACCGCACGCAGTTCGGCGCCGGCACGCTTGACGAGTCGCATCTCCGCCGCAGCGTTTATTTCATGATCAAGCGCAGCAAGCTCGTGCCGATGATGCAGCTCTTTGATCAGCCCGAACCGCTGGTGAGTGTCGGCGGTCGCCCCAGCACCACGATCGCGCCGCAAGCGCTGATGTTTATCAACAATCCACAAGTTCGGGCCTCCGCCCACGCGTTAGCCAAACAGCTGATCGCCCAAGAGGACAATACGCCCGCTGCCCAGGTTCGCCGTGCTTATCTGCAATCGATCGGCCGCACGCCGGACGAAGGAGAGCTCACCGAAGCGACTGCGTTTCTCACCGAACAAGCGAAGTCGTACACGACTGACAACAAACCCAACGCCGCGGAGTTGGCCCTCGCTGATCTGTGCCAAGTGCTGTTTGGGTTGAATGAGTTTGTGTATGTAGAGTAA
- a CDS encoding WD40 repeat domain-containing serine/threonine protein kinase — protein MTNNIKDITACPPTEELRQLLGTQLSGERQQEYTDHLDRCPCCQNKLEELATEGTNLSSVVEHLNQADPVATSAYWPAIREIDAAIAQAAGNMAGMNKNAVVTPPPVERKPRKKDATLDFLDPPTDPSYLGRLAHFDVMRILGRGGMGVVLEAFDSKLQRHVAIKVLDPELAEEELSKQRFCREARSAASVTHENVVAVHQVEKVPEKGIAFLVMQLISGETLEQRLQRETKLPLAEIVRISMEASRGLAAAHSQGLIHRDIKPGNILLEPPTQRVKLTDFGLARIAEDVKLTRTGFVSGTPLYMAPEQAMGAEPDPRSDLFSLGAIMYEMAAGQPPFTGSSALAILKQITEVKHRPLKEVNPNVPEWFAEIVDDLLAKKPADRYDTANDLAEVLEYHWAHLKTSSEDLPSVCQIELKRRRTRNTVVISAVGAALLAVGLIVGSMFNGGVGKSNPAVPVAAKSSAEPIAVLSANAGTVWSASFDPKSETIATGIEDGSVRLWDLKTKSVKSTLEAHSGLVWHVQFAPDGRYLATTGDDSKLKIWKVGEAKPLQTFAATNAIRGLAISQDGSIIFAGGRDGSVYKFSPDASEPLATEKLEGSIFTVALSPDGKTLAVAGSGKTIFLLDADTFQPKLKLEKHAGQIYGLAFHKDGHLLASAGWDKTIRLWNVGTGLVEKEWAGESDDLWDIAFSPDGTKLATAGGDRSAKLWDAATGKLLATYLGHTNSVHGVNFNADGTLLISGSRDGSARVWPVK, from the coding sequence ATGACAAACAACATCAAAGACATCACGGCTTGCCCACCGACCGAAGAACTGCGGCAACTGCTCGGCACCCAACTCAGTGGCGAACGTCAGCAGGAATACACCGATCACCTCGACCGCTGCCCTTGCTGCCAGAACAAACTGGAAGAGCTCGCGACCGAAGGGACGAATCTCTCGAGCGTCGTCGAGCATTTGAATCAAGCAGATCCGGTAGCGACGTCGGCCTATTGGCCGGCGATTCGTGAGATCGATGCAGCCATCGCGCAAGCTGCTGGCAACATGGCCGGCATGAACAAGAACGCCGTCGTCACGCCACCGCCCGTCGAGCGCAAGCCACGCAAGAAAGATGCGACGCTCGATTTTCTCGATCCGCCGACGGACCCGAGCTATCTCGGCCGGCTCGCGCACTTCGACGTGATGCGAATCCTCGGCCGCGGCGGTATGGGCGTGGTCCTCGAAGCTTTTGATTCCAAACTGCAACGGCATGTGGCAATCAAAGTTCTCGATCCGGAACTCGCCGAAGAAGAACTGAGCAAACAGCGCTTTTGCCGCGAAGCCCGTTCGGCTGCGTCGGTCACGCACGAAAACGTCGTGGCGGTACACCAGGTCGAGAAGGTTCCCGAAAAGGGAATCGCTTTTCTCGTCATGCAGCTCATCAGCGGTGAAACGCTCGAACAGCGTCTGCAGCGCGAAACAAAGCTGCCGCTCGCCGAGATCGTCCGCATCAGCATGGAAGCTTCTCGTGGCTTGGCTGCTGCGCACTCGCAGGGCTTGATTCATCGCGACATCAAGCCCGGCAACATTCTGCTCGAACCGCCGACGCAGCGCGTGAAGCTGACCGACTTTGGTCTCGCCCGCATTGCCGAAGATGTGAAATTGACGCGCACCGGTTTTGTCAGCGGCACGCCTTTGTACATGGCGCCTGAACAAGCGATGGGGGCCGAGCCCGATCCGCGCTCCGATCTCTTCAGCCTCGGCGCGATTATGTACGAAATGGCCGCTGGTCAGCCGCCGTTCACCGGCAGCAGTGCGCTGGCGATCTTGAAGCAGATCACCGAGGTGAAACATCGGCCGTTGAAGGAAGTGAATCCGAACGTCCCCGAATGGTTTGCCGAAATCGTCGACGACTTGCTGGCCAAGAAGCCCGCCGATCGCTACGACACGGCCAACGACTTGGCCGAAGTTTTGGAATATCACTGGGCTCACTTAAAAACATCTTCGGAGGATCTGCCCTCGGTTTGCCAGATCGAACTCAAACGGCGGCGCACGCGCAACACCGTTGTCATCAGCGCCGTGGGTGCGGCCCTGCTGGCCGTGGGTTTGATCGTCGGTTCAATGTTCAACGGTGGTGTCGGCAAGTCGAATCCTGCTGTGCCCGTTGCTGCCAAGAGTTCGGCGGAACCCATTGCCGTGCTCAGCGCGAATGCCGGCACCGTTTGGTCGGCGTCGTTCGATCCCAAGAGCGAAACGATCGCAACGGGTATCGAAGACGGCTCGGTTCGTTTGTGGGACCTCAAAACGAAGTCGGTGAAGTCGACACTCGAAGCGCACAGCGGCCTCGTTTGGCACGTGCAATTTGCTCCCGATGGTCGCTACCTGGCGACAACCGGCGACGACAGCAAGTTGAAGATCTGGAAGGTCGGCGAAGCCAAGCCGCTGCAAACATTCGCGGCGACCAACGCGATTCGCGGCTTGGCCATTTCGCAAGACGGCAGCATCATCTTCGCCGGCGGTCGCGATGGCAGCGTGTACAAGTTCTCGCCCGATGCCTCCGAACCCCTCGCCACGGAGAAGCTCGAAGGCTCGATCTTCACCGTCGCGCTTTCCCCCGATGGCAAGACGCTCGCCGTCGCTGGCAGCGGCAAAACGATTTTCTTGCTCGACGCCGACACGTTTCAGCCGAAGCTGAAGCTGGAGAAGCACGCTGGCCAGATCTACGGTCTGGCCTTTCACAAGGATGGCCACCTGCTGGCCTCGGCAGGCTGGGACAAAACCATTCGCCTGTGGAACGTCGGCACCGGCCTCGTCGAAAAAGAATGGGCCGGCGAAAGTGACGACCTGTGGGACATCGCCTTCTCGCCCGACGGCACGAAGCTGGCCACCGCCGGCGGCGACCGATCAGCGAAACTGTGGGATGCCGCGACCGGCAAGTTGCTGGCGACCTACCTCGGTCATACCAACAGCGTCCACGGCGTAAACTTCAACGCCGACGGCACGCTGCTGATCAGCGGCAGCAGAGATGGCTCGGCGCGGGTTTGGCCAGTGAAGTAA
- a CDS encoding alpha/beta hydrolase encodes MAKVSNWRVAWVMVRFFAVAYLTVILMLLWMETQLIYPAPQYPVGDWKSAKAHGWENVDFQSADGTQLNGWYHEVQQPQAYLLYCHGNGENVSYLGEYLAGLSDRYQINIFAFDYRGYGRSQGSPHEKGILADGDAAQQWLAKRAKIKPNEVVLMGRSLGGGVAVDLAARNGARGLILQNTFTSLPDAAAFHYPIFPVRWLMRNRYNSVARITQYQGPLLQSHGDNDSVVPFELGKKLHAAAVGPKQFFVNKGLGHNDGDPKEYRELLGLFLKSLPPMSEPGAAAESETASQ; translated from the coding sequence ATGGCAAAAGTATCTAACTGGCGAGTCGCATGGGTCATGGTGCGATTCTTCGCTGTCGCTTATCTGACGGTAATCCTGATGTTGCTTTGGATGGAAACGCAACTGATTTATCCCGCGCCGCAATATCCCGTCGGCGATTGGAAATCAGCGAAAGCGCACGGTTGGGAGAATGTCGACTTTCAATCGGCAGACGGCACGCAGCTCAACGGCTGGTATCACGAGGTTCAGCAACCGCAGGCCTATCTGCTGTATTGCCACGGCAACGGCGAAAACGTGTCTTACCTCGGCGAATATTTGGCCGGCCTTAGCGATCGCTACCAGATCAACATTTTTGCCTTCGACTACCGCGGCTATGGCCGGAGCCAAGGCTCGCCGCATGAAAAAGGGATCCTCGCCGATGGGGATGCGGCTCAGCAGTGGTTGGCGAAACGAGCGAAGATCAAACCGAACGAAGTCGTGCTCATGGGGCGTTCGCTCGGCGGCGGCGTGGCGGTGGATCTCGCTGCGCGAAATGGCGCCCGCGGCCTCATTCTGCAAAACACCTTCACCTCGCTGCCCGATGCGGCGGCCTTTCACTATCCGATTTTCCCTGTCCGCTGGCTGATGCGCAATCGATACAACTCGGTCGCACGAATCACGCAGTACCAAGGTCCGCTGCTGCAAAGTCACGGTGACAACGATTCCGTGGTGCCATTTGAGCTGGGAAAGAAGTTGCACGCCGCTGCTGTGGGCCCGAAGCAGTTTTTTGTGAACAAAGGCCTCGGGCACAACGATGGCGATCCTAAGGAGTATCGCGAATTGCTAGGGCTATTTTTGAAATCCCTGCCGCCAATGTCTGAGCCTGGCGCTGCCGCAGAGAGCGAAACGGCTTCGCAGTAG
- a CDS encoding glycosyltransferase family 2 protein yields the protein MIATPLLIEREPIRKPHPLAAYRIAVILPAYNEAARITQTLNSMPEYVRHIIVVDDCSRDATSDVVRSLAENDPRIELVRHEKNQGVGGAMISGLTRARELHAQIAVKMDGDGQMSPTDLPALLRPLVNGQADFAKGNRLHDFLALASMPPLRRAGNMALSFLTKAAVGYWNIADPCNGYVAIRGEVLQALPLQSLQRSFFFETSLLAQLFLLGAVIRDVPMPARYGQEQSKLRIGRILLEFPPKLLGCLLRRLVLKNFIYDFSMESLYLLAAAPLLLGGGLYGGLNWLRYAWLGVGAPTGTVVIPAMMIILGFQLLLSALGEDVRNVPTRTLCGGPLPAEDDLEQLAASRS from the coding sequence ATGATTGCGACGCCGCTGCTGATTGAACGCGAACCGATTCGCAAGCCGCACCCGCTGGCCGCGTATCGCATTGCCGTGATTCTGCCAGCGTACAACGAAGCTGCACGGATCACGCAGACGCTGAACAGCATGCCGGAATATGTGCGGCACATCATTGTCGTTGACGATTGTAGCCGCGATGCCACGAGCGACGTTGTCCGCTCGCTCGCCGAAAACGATCCGCGCATCGAACTCGTCCGCCACGAGAAGAACCAAGGCGTCGGTGGCGCGATGATCTCTGGTCTGACGCGAGCCCGCGAATTGCATGCTCAAATCGCGGTCAAAATGGATGGCGATGGCCAGATGTCGCCGACCGATTTACCGGCGCTGCTGCGACCACTCGTCAACGGTCAGGCCGACTTTGCGAAGGGGAATCGTCTTCACGATTTCCTCGCACTCGCCAGCATGCCGCCGCTACGCCGGGCGGGAAATATGGCGCTCAGCTTTTTGACGAAGGCCGCCGTTGGTTATTGGAACATCGCCGATCCGTGCAACGGCTACGTGGCGATTCGTGGTGAAGTGCTGCAAGCGCTGCCGCTGCAGTCGCTGCAGCGGAGTTTCTTTTTCGAGACTTCGCTCCTCGCGCAACTCTTTCTGCTCGGCGCAGTGATCCGCGATGTGCCAATGCCGGCCCGCTATGGCCAAGAGCAATCGAAGCTTCGCATCGGCCGCATCCTGCTCGAGTTTCCGCCGAAGTTGCTGGGCTGTTTGCTGCGGCGATTGGTGCTAAAGAATTTCATCTACGACTTCTCCATGGAAAGCCTCTACCTGCTCGCAGCAGCGCCGCTGCTGCTTGGCGGCGGCTTGTATGGCGGCTTGAACTGGCTCCGTTATGCATGGCTCGGCGTAGGTGCGCCGACGGGCACGGTGGTCATCCCCGCCATGATGATCATTCTGGGTTTTCAGCTGTTGCTCTCTGCGCTCGGCGAAGATGTGCGCAATGTGCCGACCCGTACGCTTTGCGGCGGACCGTTGCCGGCGGAAGACGACCTCGAACAGCTCGCAGCGAGTCGCTCATGA
- a CDS encoding DUF1501 domain-containing protein, translated as MPDHTRNIRGYKMKPNPIFSRRHFLASAGGGAGMLALASLLASEGLLSRVSAAESATNPPSGSLNPLAAHPGHFAAKAKSVIWLFMNGGPSQVDTWDYKPELEKRDGQELKGFDKNTGFFTGQVGPVMKSPFKFAQHGDSGAWVSEIFPGMAKHVDDMAFIHSCYTGSNNHSPALFMINTGLAKMGYPCVGSWATYGLGSESQSLPAFVAMTDPLGRGLPKGYSQNWGAGFLPSVFQGTWLKPSGDAIDNLNRPADQGDKQQRAALDLLAKLNKKALAERPHEAELAARIESFELAYRMQLAAPEAIDVNLESADTQKMYGIGDKRCDHFAKQCLMARRLVERGVRFVQIYSGGMENERSWDGHQNIKDNHSQFAGETDTPIAALLADLKQRGLLDSTLVIWGGEFGRLPIVQTGGTGRDHNPHAFTYWLAGGGAKGGVHYGSTDEIGHKAVENRVQVNDLHATILHLLGLDHTRLTFRMNGRDFRLTDVAGHVVKEVLG; from the coding sequence ATGCCCGATCACACGCGCAACATTCGGGGATACAAGATGAAGCCAAATCCGATCTTCTCCCGTCGTCACTTCCTCGCTAGCGCAGGCGGTGGCGCTGGCATGCTCGCGCTCGCCTCACTCCTCGCCAGCGAAGGCTTGCTGAGCCGCGTTTCGGCCGCTGAGTCTGCAACCAATCCGCCCAGTGGCAGTTTGAATCCCCTCGCCGCCCATCCAGGCCATTTCGCCGCGAAGGCCAAGAGCGTCATTTGGCTGTTTATGAACGGCGGGCCGAGTCAGGTCGATACCTGGGACTACAAGCCTGAGCTGGAAAAGCGCGACGGGCAGGAGCTGAAGGGGTTTGATAAGAACACCGGCTTTTTCACGGGGCAGGTCGGGCCGGTGATGAAGTCGCCGTTCAAGTTTGCTCAGCATGGCGACAGCGGCGCGTGGGTCAGCGAGATCTTCCCCGGCATGGCCAAGCATGTCGACGACATGGCCTTCATCCACTCGTGCTACACCGGCTCGAACAATCACAGCCCCGCGCTGTTCATGATCAACACGGGCCTGGCCAAGATGGGCTATCCCTGCGTCGGCTCGTGGGCGACGTACGGCCTTGGCAGCGAGAGCCAAAGCTTGCCGGCGTTCGTCGCGATGACCGATCCGCTGGGCCGCGGCTTGCCGAAGGGTTATTCGCAAAACTGGGGCGCGGGTTTTTTGCCGAGCGTCTTTCAAGGAACCTGGCTCAAGCCCAGCGGCGATGCGATCGACAATCTCAACCGGCCTGCTGATCAGGGTGACAAGCAGCAGCGAGCCGCGCTTGATTTGCTCGCGAAGCTGAATAAGAAAGCTCTCGCCGAACGGCCACACGAAGCCGAGCTCGCCGCGCGGATTGAGAGCTTTGAGCTCGCCTATCGCATGCAGCTTGCGGCGCCCGAAGCCATCGATGTGAATCTTGAATCGGCCGACACGCAGAAGATGTACGGCATCGGCGACAAGCGCTGCGACCACTTCGCCAAGCAATGCCTCATGGCTCGCCGCCTCGTCGAGCGCGGCGTGCGGTTCGTGCAGATCTATTCCGGCGGCATGGAGAACGAGCGGAGCTGGGACGGCCATCAAAACATCAAGGACAACCATTCGCAGTTCGCCGGCGAAACCGACACGCCGATCGCGGCCCTCCTCGCCGACCTGAAGCAGCGCGGCCTGCTCGACAGCACGCTCGTCATTTGGGGCGGCGAGTTCGGCCGCTTGCCCATCGTGCAAACCGGCGGCACGGGCCGCGACCACAACCCGCACGCCTTCACCTACTGGCTCGCCGGCGGCGGTGCGAAAGGCGGCGTGCATTACGGCAGCACCGACGAAATCGGCCACAAAGCCGTCGAAAATCGCGTACAAGTGAACGACCTGCACGCGACCATCCTTCACCTCCTCGGCCTCGACCACACTCGCCTCACCTTCCGCATGAACGGCCGCGACTTCCGCCTGACGGACGTGGCGGGGCATGTGGTTAAGGAAGTCTTGGGGTGA
- a CDS encoding class I SAM-dependent methyltransferase, translating to MIAAPPQPATECPLCRAGTMRPVAQLAAEAAIARCHRCGLARGEHRPAMADAADHFRGLDADRYLRSVGATRLRSYDKLLAEVQPLVSSGTWLDVGCSYGWLLERVGVAGYQPIGLEPSSAAAAEARTSGLNVIEGFFPADVPADIRPNVISFMDVLEHLPDPVAALRAAKDQLAPGGVVVVQVPDQACCLYQVAEALCRATGGRSSFALRRLWLVGFDFPHLYYFTRKTLAAAMATAGLKVEKTFRSPVGSPRESLDRVAYASAGPIQLKDRCVALAVAGIQVVDGLTGYGGLLTMIARGD from the coding sequence ATGATTGCTGCTCCTCCGCAACCAGCAACCGAGTGCCCGCTGTGTCGCGCCGGCACGATGCGCCCCGTCGCGCAGCTCGCCGCCGAAGCTGCCATCGCCCGCTGCCATCGCTGCGGATTGGCCCGCGGTGAGCATCGCCCGGCAATGGCCGATGCAGCCGATCATTTTCGCGGACTCGATGCAGATCGCTACCTGCGATCGGTTGGCGCTACGCGACTTCGTTCCTACGACAAACTGCTCGCCGAAGTTCAACCGCTGGTCTCTTCAGGAACGTGGCTGGATGTCGGCTGTTCCTATGGTTGGTTGCTCGAACGAGTCGGCGTAGCTGGATATCAACCGATCGGACTCGAACCTTCGTCCGCTGCTGCCGCCGAGGCTCGCACTAGCGGGTTAAATGTCATCGAAGGTTTCTTCCCTGCCGACGTGCCGGCCGATATCCGCCCAAATGTCATCAGCTTCATGGATGTGCTCGAACACTTGCCCGATCCTGTCGCGGCGCTGCGTGCCGCAAAAGACCAGCTCGCACCCGGCGGTGTCGTCGTAGTGCAGGTTCCCGATCAGGCTTGCTGTCTCTATCAAGTTGCGGAAGCACTCTGCCGCGCGACGGGCGGCCGCTCGTCGTTCGCGTTGCGTCGCTTGTGGCTTGTAGGTTTTGATTTTCCGCACCTGTACTACTTCACCCGCAAGACGCTGGCTGCCGCGATGGCAACTGCTGGCCTGAAGGTCGAAAAAACTTTCCGCAGCCCAGTCGGCAGCCCGCGTGAATCGCTCGATCGCGTGGCATATGCCAGCGCCGGGCCGATTCAGCTGAAGGATCGTTGCGTTGCGCTGGCGGTGGCGGGAATTCAAGTAGTCGATGGCCTGACGGGTTACGGAGGTTTGCTCACCATGATCGCGCGGGGCGACTAA
- a CDS encoding RNA polymerase sigma factor, producing the protein MAVDDSPLTRTSLVLQLREPGNNVAWQEFARLYGPVIYGFARKRGLQDADAADMMQDVLRSVSGAIGTLDYDRQRGTFRGWLFTITRNKIFNFLSARKIRPQGSGDTTTNKLLDQQPGENDGEDTWEIEYQRRIAAIAMEKIKSEFQAKSWQAFWRTAVEGVGVGEVSKELSMSAGAIYVAKSRVLARLKEEVDILRKQEDA; encoded by the coding sequence ATGGCAGTGGACGATTCACCCCTGACCCGCACCAGCCTGGTCTTGCAGTTGCGCGAGCCCGGCAACAACGTGGCGTGGCAGGAATTTGCCCGGCTCTATGGGCCGGTGATTTACGGCTTTGCTCGCAAACGCGGGCTGCAAGATGCCGATGCGGCCGACATGATGCAGGACGTTCTGCGGAGCGTTTCGGGCGCGATTGGCACGCTCGATTACGATCGGCAGCGCGGCACGTTTCGCGGTTGGCTATTCACCATCACGCGCAACAAGATTTTCAATTTCCTCTCGGCCCGCAAGATTCGGCCGCAGGGTTCGGGCGATACGACGACCAATAAGTTGCTCGATCAGCAGCCCGGTGAAAACGACGGCGAAGATACTTGGGAGATCGAGTATCAGCGACGGATCGCGGCGATCGCGATGGAAAAGATCAAAAGCGAATTTCAAGCAAAAAGCTGGCAGGCATTTTGGCGAACCGCCGTGGAAGGAGTTGGCGTCGGCGAAGTGTCGAAGGAACTCAGCATGTCGGCCGGGGCGATCTATGTCGCCAAGAGTCGCGTGCTGGCCCGGCTGAAGGAAGAAGTCGACATCCTGCGAAAGCAGGAGGACGCATAA